A stretch of the Hypomesus transpacificus isolate Combined female unplaced genomic scaffold, fHypTra1 scaffold_61, whole genome shotgun sequence genome encodes the following:
- the LOC124465852 gene encoding dentin sialophosphoprotein-like codes for MGKTADLTAVQKAIIDTLNCASKEEQEEEDPQKKEETAPYSSRSTSAWSEILPNDDDDKRDGGSSVKSFDQAKYDLGRLLASHSMCTRMFQGRIHHFSEQLIGRIYQILLDTRMGQLPSTPHCRSEPNFQNLEDKERRDQEFFTPLLYNFFQTAFKGLMGNLLGEEDFTDDHRASCSDASSDGSDSNSDSSSDSSDCPSLDWSRGMTPGPRQGVEGRRRSQSRLKPSCSQDQRWALEAICEVLTTQAESDLYKTCNNPRENMVVFIKGLDAEAMTRVGNLAGSSSEEINQEVATEGLEPESSLTNQQVGQLEMDDNENAAYPDDFHEKDEGSDCQMNDFSKGALIEEEEKDEDDGAAGLPEEVQNHPSLPVSPSETPSLQPEEALIRHAEVWRPSAVSGESHDLETGCEEKESTEDSAGLEKAGGSSSPFISNTSLDEGLEMDTAGLEKAGRNSTTFVTNTSLDEGLEMDSAALEKASGSSSPFISNTSLDEGLEMDSAALEKASGSSSPFISNTSLDEGLEMDSAALEKVSGSSSPFISNTSLDEGLEMDSAALEKASGSSSPFISNTSLDERLETECAGLEKASRLASCLSSSSTSWSCYSSSSSTSVLSSPSSSKSSISSSTSRGSTAQAPSPEGHHLGKTDTPILRKWFTLKKEKTFLKDGRNVAAKGRKTSIIFRTNKVSPLSAERPDLGESSIAGGEEKKKKKKSFKAFFRGISAVLSRAFCFSCVNDIHQ; via the exons CTGTGCtagcaaggaggagcaggaggaggaggatcctcagaagaaggaggagaccgCCCCTTACTCCTCCAGGAGCACTAGCGCCTGGAGCGAG ATCCTCCCCAACGATGACGATGACAAACGCGACGGAGGCTCCTCTGTCAAATCGTTTGACCAGGCGAAGTACGACCTGGGCCGCCTGCTGGCATCCCACAGCATGTGCACCAGGATGTTCCAGGGGAGGATCCACCACTTCTCTGAGCAGTTGATTGGCCGCATTTATCAGATCCTCCTGGACACCCGGATGGGACAACTCCCCTCGACACCCCATTGCCGCTCCGAGCCCAACTTCCAGAACCTGGAGGACAAGGAACGTCGAGACCAGGAGTTCTTCACCCCTCTGCTGTACAATTTCTTCCAGACGGCCTTCAAGGGCCTGATGGGGAACCTGCTGGGCGAAGAAGACTTCACGGACGACCACCGTGCATCCTGCAGCGATGCGTCCTCGGACGGTAGTGACAGCAACAGTGAtagcagcagtgacagcagtgACTGTCCCTCCCTGGACTGGTCCCGTGGGATGACGCCGGGCCCCAGGCAAGGGGTGGAGGGTAGAAGGAGATCGCAGAGCAGGTTGAAGCCCTCCTGCAGCCAGGACCAGAGGTGGGCACTGGAGGCCATTTGTGAGGTGTTGACTACCCAGGCAGAAAGTGACCTCTACAAGACCTGCAACAACCCACGAGAAAACATGGTCGTTTTCATCAAAG GCCTTGATGCTGAAGCCATGACCAGGGTAGGTAACCTAGCCGGCTCCTCCTCTGAAGAAATCAACCAGGAAGTGGCAACAGAAGGTCTCGAGCCAGAGTCAAGTCTCACCAACCAGCAAGTTGGCCAGCTTGAGATGGATGACAATGAAAATGCTGCCTACCCTGATGATTTCCACGAAAAGGATGAAGGGTCAGATTGCCAGATGAATGACTTTTCCAAGGGTGCATTgattgaggaagaggagaaggatgaagatgatggaGCTGCAGGCCTCCCTGAGGAGGTCCAGAATCATCCCTCCCTACCCGTGAGCCCCTCTGAGACCCCGTCCCTCCAGCCTGAGGAGGCTCTGAT CCGTCACGCCGAGGTTTGGCGGCCTTCTGCCGTGTCGGGTGAGAGTCATGATTTGGAAACAGgttgtgaggagaaggagagcacaGAGGACTCTGCTGGTTTGGAAAAGGCCGGTGGAAGTTCCAGCCCCTTCATAAGCAAcacaagcttggatgaaggacttGAAATGGACActgctggcttggaaaaggccGGTAGAAATTCCACCACCTTCGTCACAAAcacaagcttggatgaaggacttGAGATGGACTCTGCTGCCTTAGAAAAGGCCAGTGGAAGTTCCAGCCCCTTCATAAGCAAcacaagcttggatgaaggacttGAGATGGACTCTGCTGCCTTAGAAAAGGCCAGTGGAAGTTCCAGCCCCTTCATAAGCAAcacaagcttggatgaaggacttGAGATGGACTCTGCTGCCTTAGAAAAGGTCAGTGGAAGTTCCAGCCCCTTCATAAGCAAcacaagcttggatgaaggacttGAGATGGACTCTGCTGCCTTAGAAAAGGCTAGTGGAAGTTCCAGCCCCTTCATAAGCAACACAAGCTTGGATGAAAGACTTGAGACGGAGTGtgctggcttggaaaaggccAGCAGACTTGCCtcctgcctctcatcctcctccacttcctggtcctgctactcctcctcttcttccacctctgttctctcctctccttcgtcCTCCAAATCCTccatcagctcctccacctccaggggcTCCACAGCTCAGGCCCCTAGCCCAGAGGGACatcatttgggaaagaccgacaCCCCAATCCTTCGGAAATGGTTCACTCTG aagaaagagaagacttTCCTTAAGGATGGACGGAATGTGGCTGCCAAGGGAAGAAAGACAAGCATAATATTCAGGACAAACAAAGTTTCTCCCCTGAGCGCTGAAC GTCCAGACCTTGGTGAGTCCTCCattgctggaggagaggagaagaagaagaagaaaaagtccTTCAAAGCTTTCTTCCGGGGGATCTCTGCAGTTCTCTCCAGGGCTTTTTGCTTCAGCTGCGTGAATGATATTCACCAGTAG